Proteins co-encoded in one Paraburkholderia edwinii genomic window:
- a CDS encoding D-alanine--D-alanine ligase family protein, protein MSVNANARQRVAVLFGGPSDEYDVSCHSAANVVRALNRERFSVTPVRITRESVWIVGEEIGSEQGTVIDEAHLLHSTRDELSRAASSVGASVAAAVASLARMDVVFPVLHGRYGEDGTVQALLELARVPYVGNGVFASAAGMDKQQTKRLLAADGLTVADGVVLGPGDTAIDEATRARLGLPVFVKPARSGSSFGVTKVNRWSDLDAALELARESDSKVLVERAVPGREVDVAVLEYPDGTLVAGPPLEIVLPGSVDFFDYGAKYENDAVEFRIPAELDPQLTERLHELAIEVFRTLDCKGMLRVDFFLRPEADGSGGVVPVVNEVNTMPGMTAMSQYPQIWKAGGIEYSDLLTILIDTALAADR, encoded by the coding sequence ATGTCCGTGAATGCAAACGCGCGGCAGCGCGTGGCCGTGCTGTTCGGCGGCCCGAGTGACGAATACGACGTGTCGTGCCATTCGGCGGCCAATGTCGTGCGCGCGTTGAATCGCGAGCGGTTTAGCGTGACGCCGGTTCGCATTACGCGCGAGAGCGTGTGGATTGTCGGAGAAGAGATCGGATCTGAGCAGGGCACGGTGATCGACGAAGCACATCTGCTGCATTCGACGCGCGACGAGCTAAGCCGTGCGGCTTCATCGGTCGGCGCGAGCGTCGCCGCCGCCGTTGCATCGCTCGCGCGGATGGACGTCGTGTTTCCGGTTCTGCATGGCCGTTATGGCGAAGATGGCACGGTGCAGGCCTTGCTCGAACTGGCGCGCGTGCCTTATGTCGGCAACGGCGTGTTCGCGAGCGCAGCGGGTATGGACAAGCAGCAAACGAAGCGCCTGCTGGCAGCCGATGGCTTGACGGTAGCGGACGGCGTCGTGCTTGGGCCCGGCGATACCGCGATCGACGAAGCCACGCGCGCGCGTCTCGGGCTGCCTGTGTTCGTCAAGCCGGCGCGCAGCGGGTCCAGTTTTGGTGTGACGAAGGTCAATCGCTGGTCCGATCTCGATGCGGCGCTCGAACTGGCGCGCGAGAGCGATTCGAAGGTGCTCGTCGAGCGCGCGGTGCCGGGCCGTGAAGTCGATGTCGCCGTGCTCGAGTATCCGGATGGCACGCTGGTCGCAGGGCCGCCGCTCGAAATCGTGCTGCCCGGCTCGGTCGATTTCTTCGACTATGGCGCGAAGTACGAGAACGACGCTGTCGAGTTCCGGATTCCGGCCGAGCTCGATCCGCAACTCACCGAACGGCTGCATGAGCTTGCGATCGAGGTGTTTCGCACGCTCGATTGCAAGGGCATGCTGCGCGTGGATTTCTTTCTGAGGCCTGAGGCTGACGGCAGCGGCGGTGTGGTGCCCGTCGTCAATGAAGTGAACACGATGCCCGGCATGACGGCGATGTCGCAATATCCGCAAATCTGGAAGGCTGGCGGAATCGAATATTCGGATCTGCTGACGATATTGATTGATACGGCGCTTGCGGCCGATCGTTAG